In the genome of Pichia kudriavzevii chromosome 4, complete sequence, one region contains:
- a CDS encoding uncharacterized protein (PKUD0D05160; similar to Saccharomyces cerevisiae YKL057C (NUP120); ancestral locus Anc_2.582) encodes MMVNKEKRSVTKSYSNFPEDSSDRQKEADMSDTPFKYSEVTVPFQGANKTVPLPRTIDKAIKKTPLRRDDFIESSLSPLETHYGRFFHFKVDGAIDLNFSYSIGRSSDLGASDILTISPIQINEQIDEVLNSYTFQLPANVASNCITVTQDGNVVVVDMIMDTDILITLALNVNVFLGKQTLEMQNVYSWCKYSMPYSFVQRKPLLLKNLDQLNLLLSTMDGGLLLLSRTSIQADFVIRPFVTDSYFNSIKSKFFFGSKKSQAMISFDNFSVASSSYIDLLKITDDVFVTVSVDKKLAFWSLSHAAVLKEYQINDYLDRSLHSAVLSPLLPYSILGLSDNYITIFLSLDICYINIFKFSLDDFSIELVSQLTSPDYSNIWSPIDYIMKKNQDGSLLLWISWFFSNSSFYQSCLLANDENRTAHWSNCIPSMEYSDIKNSEFLSNLKELDEASDINKFSLRFIQSHYATETIQKALSIFNQNVSPSCKLHDLMTQVRDLVEFNGKTVDGLKDDWVMFAGACQDIEMKTIGKVYSISFDVSNLSDDPFLIALKGLNYYSIVKSSSSFESLYFNSINKRKACVLQNFEDINTIELLKLVDLILDYSKGYNEKVVHEMTSDLLSFRDIENIASIMSKLFDKYIINIANEQIVSQLINQLSNIDDASELFNFLSGLLTNNSTGYIPNNSSSFTEICQKLIENSILQNNLVAKKIIFGLMLILLTLDYTEPIGALFSKLYGSFKYIAFLERVNLLVENDLVVRYITKLVPRVYIKNNTINMLNTYILGQLCNKNFVYFVVSSLVHSAQSQTGYEFLNFLPTESTITIILRGLIMLETGNGEEAEKLFGDNVAEITSYRAPENEVDSCEPISKVLSLILVDNPVDFFFNLTLIFETKKCYVQALELAIKASKSLTSHIEIGSDKEYEIYLKVFELALSLGEYELSFSSLKSMKHQYRIIPLRKFIYKLFQKNKLSLIIDFDYSDDLDHVDELIVGLGEEVLESGSGDAKLALKYFRVCYSLRLKDGDFRGAVESLYRFNSVVGCKLPNISEETYNILKTNYLVLINLLHTLPGGDQWIIRRSPQEVGERVVDLNEIEIEYDNFLQKLKSGKMLTM; translated from the coding sequence atgatggtgaaCAAGGAGAAACGAAGTGTAACCAAAAGTTACTCGAACTTCCCAGAGGATAGTTCAGACAGACAGAAAGAAGCAGATATGTCCGATACTCCATTTAAATATTCGGAGGTAACCGTTCCTTTTCAAGGCGCTAACAAAACCGTGCCTTTGCCTAGAACTATTGACAAGGCCATTAAGAAAACCCCACTAAGGAGGGATGATTTCATCGAATCGAGCTTAAGTCCCTTGGAAACACATTATGGTCGCTTCTTTCACTTTAAAGTAGACGGTGCTATCGACCTGAACTTTTCTTACAGTATAGGAAGATCATCTGACCTAGGGGCATCAGATATTCTAACGATTTCTCCAATCCAAATCAATGAACAAATCGACGAAGTTTTGAATTCGTACACCTTCCAATTACCAGCAAATGTGGCTTCTAACTGTATCACGGTGACGCAAGATGGTAATGTTGTTGTGGTTGATATGATCATGGATACAGATATATTAATCACGCTGGCTTTGAACGTCAATGTCTTTTTGGGCAAACAGACTTTGGAAATGCAGAACGTGTATTCTTGGTGTAAATACTCAATGCCTTATTCATTTGTCCAAAGAAAACCacttcttttgaaaaatttagaCCAGTTGAATCTATTATTGTCTACTATGGACGGTGGGCTTTTACTGCTTTCCCGAACTTCAATTCAGGCCGATTTCGTGATACGTCCCTTTGTCACTGACTCTTATTTCAACAGTATtaaatccaaattttttttcggTTCAAAGAAGTCTCAAGCAATGATTAGTTTCGACAACTTTTCAGTTGCCAGTAGCTCTTAtattgatttgttgaaaataacagATGATGTATTTGTGACTGTGTCAGTTGACAAAAAGCTAGCATTTTGGTCATTATCACACGCAGCTGTGTTAAAAGAATATCAGATTAATGATTATTTAGACCGATCTTTACATTCTGCTGTATTGTCACCTTTATTACCCTATTCCATCTTAGGCTTGTCGGATAATTACATCACAATCTTTTTGTCGCTGGATATTTGCTACAttaacattttcaaattctccttagatgatttttcaattgagTTGGTCTCGCAGTTAACTTCTCCTGATTACAGCAACATTTGGTCTCCAATTGATTatataatgaagaaaaaccaagATGGTTCCCTACTGCTCTGGATTTCCtggtttttttcaaattcatcctTCTACCAATCATGTCTACTGgcaaatgatgaaaatagaaCAGCTCATTGGTCCAACTGTATACCGTCGATGGAATACAGTGATATCAAAAATAGTGAGTTTTTATCAAACTTGAAGGAACTTGATGAAGCGTCAGATATTAACAAATTCAGTCTAAGATTCATCCAGTCGCATTATGCCACTGAAACTATCCAGAAAGCATTATCtattttcaatcaaaatgTTTCTCCTTCCTGCAAGTTGCATGATCTTATGACCCAGGTCCGTGATTTGGTCGAGTTCAATGGCAAAACTGTCGACGGGCTGAAAGATGATTGGGTTATGTTTGCTGGGGCGTGCcaagatattgaaatgaAAACTATTGGGAAGGTTTATAgtatttcttttgatgtttCGAATTTGAGCGATGATCCCTTCTTGATTGCATTGAAAGGTCTAAATTATTACTCCATTGTAAAAAGTTCGTCGTCTTTCGAAAGCCTATATTTTAAcagcatcaacaaaagaaaagcatGTGTTTTGCAAAATTTTGAGGATATCAATACAATAGAATTGCTGAAGCTAGTTGACCTCATCCTTGATTATTCCAAGGGTTATAATGAGAAGGTTGTACATGAAATGACGTCGGATTTACTCTCCTTCagagatattgaaaacatagCAAGTATCATGTCTAAGTTATTTGACAAATATATCATTAACATAGCAAACGAACAAATTGTTTCACAACTTATCAATCAGCTATctaatattgatgatgcCTCAGAACTATTTAATTTCTTATCAGGATTATTGACCAATAATTCAACAGGCTATATACCGAACAATAGTTCTTCTTTCACCGAAATATGCCAGAAGTTAATTGAGAATTCAATCTTGCAGAACAACTTAGttgcaaaaaaaatcatttttgGCTTAATGCTGATCTTGCTTACATTAGATTATACGGAACCTATTGGGGCTCTTTTCTCCAAATTATATGGATCATTTAAATACATAGCTTTTCTGGAGAGAGTTAACCTTTTAGTAGAAAATGATCTTGTTGTTAGATACATCACTAAATTAGTTCCTAGAGTCTACATTAAAAACAATACCATCAATATGTTGAACACATATATTCTGGGACAATTGTGCAAtaaaaattttgtttaCTTTGTTGTTTCATCGCTAGTACACTCTGCGCAATCCCAAACAGGCTACGAGTTCTTGAATTTCTTACCAACTGAGTCCACTATTACCATAATTCTACGCGGGTTGATAATGTTAGAGACTGGAAACGGTGAAGAAGCAGAGAAACTTTTTGGAGACAATGTTGCTGAAATCACATCCTATAGGGCACCAGAAAACGAAGTTGATTCATGTGAGCCgatttccaaagttttATCCTTGATTTTAGTGGATAACcctgttgattttttctttaatctaactttaatttttgaaacaaaGAAGTGCTACGTTCAAGCTCTTGAACTGGCAATAAAGGCATCTAAGTCGTTGACTTCCCATATTGAGATTGGATCTGATAAAGAATATGAAATTTATCTTAAAGTGTTTGAGTTAGCATTGAGTTTGGGTGAGTACGAGTTGAGCTTTTCATCCTTGAAATCTATGAAACATCAGTATAGAATCATACCATTACGTAAGTTTATTTACAAACTattccaaaaaaataagcTTTCACTAATCATTGACTTTGATTATTCTGATGATTTAGATCATGTTGATGAACTGATTGTTGGTTTGGGTGAAGAGGTTTTAGAATCAGGTTCCGGGGATGCCAAATTAGCCTTGAAATACTTCAGGGTGTGTTATTCCCTTAGGTTGAAAGACGGCGATTTTAGAGGTGCAGTAGAGTCTCTGTACAGGTTCAACAGTGTGGTTGGTTGCAAGCTTCCTAATATTTCTGAAGAGACTTacaatatattgaaaactaaCTATCTTGTGCTGATAAACTTATTACATACTCTGCCAGGGGGTGACCAATGGATCATAAGGAGGTCTCCTCAGGAAGTAGGTGAAAGAGTCGTTGACTTGAACGAGATTGAGATCGAATATGACAATTTTTTACAAAAACTGAAGAGCGGCAAAATGCTGACTATGTAA
- a CDS encoding uncharacterized protein (PKUD0D05170), producing the protein MADENGVQKKRRRAHTRASKACTFCRQQKTRCLRSDESVACLRCLSLKLDCSLLSETGRRNEFPILNVNLNSNHNNSINPVTQLSSQPVTRQSSLSYSKLPSPQPSQYQYEQSNSNHIFPSLASTLQNNPYERQPQFHPKYNDPVHHQFFYNNPIPPTSTHRLSQSFVSSHSPSQNYQQNNCHSTPTVNHMSSINDAEFDPRSTKIDSIDSTVKQILHLLRSDNRMLTSISESDKDISSDEALLKLLPILSTPINNTNIPNQSLSFSPISFLNLSTEISGTEQAISLPLCIQQQLYPLHSFRPIYQDIITTKILTFNQAVQLVDIFRDRYGRWLSFPPLISTRKLIIRLRKRCPLLLTLACLLSLKYGDPLLKQKIWYKLNKIVCKEIHWLNSTYSGSLEELQCLVILGAYCIGLSDLTTDEIENGNPILLLDGWHLSGVGLTLFEKINHYGFGDQMYGPEVESQWKANNEEMKEKVSSNLNVQNLYNASGSGNKIVGRNTANDNDDDDDVINRSGEGEYEEQGSDVYDDENDDDEDDEYEDNEEFNFLTLHRIWNTLVLVHLAYCLFYGRRSWISIERLKPVEVSDISSATNFDFRIIGEIHIYLICYRFLFEDEPYRLLRKGINLWLERWQDTFGQASNQFVEIDYHFVEILVKIKSLKLDPHTFFNMNFNNLKELTELRKHALAILYLIDSVNDDSYFAFLSDQIHMMVFYATDILISTMSAINKLEKESHVSPSETLDNSQVNRDILNLIFRFRTVATTKNDTFYKYYSILERNYDSKLREPAVL; encoded by the coding sequence ATGGCGGATGAAAATGGGGTccagaagaagaggagaagAGCTCACACAAGAGCTTCCAAAGCTTGTACATTTTGTAGACAACAGAAAACAAGATGCTTACGCTCGGATGAAAGTGTTGCCTGTCTACGGTGTTTATCTCTGAAGCTGGATTGCTCATTATTGTCAGAAACGGGCCGTAGGAATGAATTCCCCATTCTCAATGTGAATCTCAATTCGAATCATAATAATTCCATTAATCCTGTCACACAGCTGTCATCACAGCCGGTGACACGTCAATCAAGTTTATCTTATTCCAAACTCCCGTCTCCGCAGCCATCCCAATATCAATACGAGCAATCCAACTCTAATCACATCTTCCCATCCCTGGCTAGCACGTTACAGAATAACCCTTATGAACGTCAGCCGCAATTTCATCCCAAGTATAATGACCCAGTTCaccatcaatttttctaCAACAATCCTATACCCCCAACATCTACACATCGATTATCCCAATCTTTTGTATCATCCCACTCTCCATCACAGAACTACCAACAGAACAATTGCCATTCTACTCCAACAGTTAATCACATGTCATCAATAAACGATGCTGAATTTGATCCTAGGAGTACAAAAATTGACTCTATTGATTCTACTGTCAAACAAATATTACATTTATTGAGGAGCGATAACAGGATGTTGACTTCAATCAGTGAATCAGATAAAGATATTTCCAGTGATGAAGCTCTACTGAAGCTTTTACCGATATTATCGACTCCAATAAATAATACTAACATACCTAATCAGtctttatcattttctcctATTAGTTTCCTTAATCTGTCAACAGAAATTTCTGGCACAGAACAGGCGATCTCCTTGCCATTATGCATTCAACAGCAATTGTATCCATTACATTCTTTCCGCCCAATTTATCAGGATATAATCACTACCAAAATATTAACATTCAATCAAGCAGTTCAGTTGGTAGATATTTTCCGTGATAGATATGGTCGGTGGTTATCTTTTCCACCGTTGATATCTACAAGGAAGTTAATTATTAGGCTGCGGAAACGGTGTCCTTTATTATTAACTCTTGCCTGTTTATTGAGCTTAAAATATGGCGACCCTTTATTAAAGCAGAAAATATGGTATAAGCTGAATAAAATTGTCTGCAAAGAAATTCATTGGCTAAACTCAACATATTCAGGAAGTCTTGAAGAGCTTCAATGTCTAGTTATCCTGGGTGCATATTGTATTGGTTTGAGCGATTTGACTACCGacgaaattgaaaatggaaacccAATACTATTGCTTGATGGATGGCACTTATCTGGTGTGGGCTTgactttatttgaaaaaattaaccATTATGGGTTTGGTGATCAAATGTACGGTCCCGAAGTCGAGTCTCAATGGAAGGCTAATAATGAGGAAATGAAGGAGAAGGTCAGCTCAAATTTGAACGTCCAGAATCTCTATAATGCATCGGGGAGTGGCAATAAAATAGTTGGCAGAAATACTGCAAATGAtaacgatgatgatgatgatgttatCAATCGTTCTGGAGAAGGCGAATATGAGGAACAGGGAAGTGATGTGtacgatgatgaaaatgatgatgacgaagatgaCGAGTATGAGGATAACGAAGAGTTCAATTTTCTTACACTCCATAGAATCTGGAACACCTTAGTTTTGGTACACCTGGCGTATTGTCTATTTTATGGTCGTCGGTCCTGGATAAGCATCGAAAGACTGAAGCCCGTCGAAGTGTCGGATATCTCAAGTGCCacaaattttgattttaggATTATAGGTGAAATCCACATATATCTCATTTGTTATAGGTTcttatttgaagatgaaccATATAGACTATTAAGAAAAGGTATCAATTTGTGGTTGGAAAGATGGCAAGATACCTTTGGACAAGCTTCAAATcagtttgttgaaatcGATTATCATTTTGTGGAGATCCTtgtgaaaatcaaaagctTAAAGCTGGACCCTCAtacttttttcaatatgaatttcaacaacttgaaGGAATTGACTGAGTTAAGAAAGCATGCCCTGGCgattctttatttgattgattcaGTTAACGACGATTCATATTTTGCGTTCCTCAGTGATCAGATACACATGATGGTTTTCTATGCCACAGATATCTTAATATCTACAATGTCTGCTATAAACAAGCTGGAAAAGGAGAGCCACGTTAGTCCAAGTGAAACACTGGACAACTCACAAGTCAATAGAGACATATTAAACCTAATATTTAGATTTAGGACTGTTGCTACCACAAAAAATGATACATTTTACAAGTATTATTCCATACTTGAAAGAAACTACGACTCTAAACTACGTGAACCTGCTGTTTTGTAA
- a CDS encoding uncharacterized protein (PKUD0D05180; similar to Saccharomyces cerevisiae YMR256C (COX7); ancestral locus Anc_8.807), giving the protein MANPQRIIELQKYYQTTTKPLWRSHPNAKLVLIPYFAAFTVSLGAALFFTGRAAFGIKPQK; this is encoded by the coding sequence ATGGCTAACCCACAAAGAATCATTGAATTACAAAAGTACTACCAAACAACTACCAAGCCTCTTTGGAGATCCCATCCAAATGCAAAGTTAGTTCTGATCCCATACTTTGCAGCTTTCACTGTCTCGCTAGGTGCAGCTCTTTTCTTCACAGGTAGAGCAGCTTTCGGTATCAAGCCACAAAAATAA
- a CDS encoding uncharacterized protein (PKUD0D05190), whose amino-acid sequence MSESGVDGLKPLKLATKETISSKSSPLFEWETVDTWVDDDFDAEELLKGPSNLSERLPQVDSSLLKEPKANRKSHRQRDMQNKEHHRDDKYNTSNNTSRTSRKLNEQKEESRNANRRRRSKELHAPIRDFGKSISKQPEPVSFDKYRTPIPKGPAKLREKGEIRRRRSLDDDISPEQLAKEMARLMPVVGWKPDISDHLDDQGKKQNISKKHTPQKTKKSTNIQRIHYTEGSHASRPSSPGENKIASRWADAKVDVTNASHGTAANQGSTRDRDSYRKKKIAEKLDWDQGIQRRKGEKDLDREDETTEKRADRSLDAAENHTSHEHFSYENGNGLTKDSSLPSRWA is encoded by the coding sequence ATGTCAGAGAGTGGTGTTGATGGATTGAAACCGCTGAAGTTAGCTACGAAAGAAACTATATCTTCGAAATCGTCACCCTTGTTTGAATGGGAAACAGTCGATACCTGGGTTGACGACGATTTTGATGCAGAAGAATTACTAAAGGGTCCATCGAACTTATCCGAAAGACTTCCGCAAGTAGACTCCAGCTTGTTAAAGGAACCAAAGGCTAATCGTAAAAGTCATAGACAAAGGGACATGCAAAATAAAGAACATCACCGAGATGACAAATATAATACTAGTAACAACACTAGTAGAACCAGCCGTAAATTAAATGAacagaaagaagaaagtaGGAATGccaacagaagaagaagaagtaaaGAATTACACGCACCGATACGTGATTTCGGCAAGAGTATCAGTAAGCAACCGGAGCCTGTatcatttgataaatacAGAACCCCTATCCCCAAAGGCCCTGCTAAATTGAGGGAGAAAGGAGAAATAAGACGTCGTAGAAGTCTAGATGATGATATATCCCCGGAGCAACTAGCCAAAGAAATGGCTAGGTTGATGCCCGTTGTAGGCTGGAAACCGGATATCAGCGATCACCTAGATGATCAAGGTAAAAAGCAGAACATATCGAAGAAACACACACCAcagaaaaccaaaaaatcTACCAATATCCAGCGAATCCACTATACGGAAGGAAGTCATGCATCGAGGCCGTCGTCGCCaggagaaaacaaaattgcTTCCAGATGGGCAGATGCGAAAGTTGACGTTACGAACGCCTCGCATGGAACAGCGGCTAATCAAGGAAGTACCAGGGACAGGGACAGTTacagaaagaagaaaattgcGGAAAAGTTGGATTGGGACCAGGGTATCCAGAGACGGAAGGGTGAGAAGGACCTAGACAGGGAGGATGAGACCACGGAAAAAAGAGCCGACAGGTCTCTGGATGCCGCTGAAAATCATACCTCGCATGAACACTTTAGCTACGAAAACGGTAATGGCTTAACAAAGGACTCATCCCTTCCCTCTAGATGGGCTTGA
- a CDS encoding uncharacterized protein (PKUD0D05200; similar to Saccharomyces cerevisiae YOL053W (AIM39); ancestral locus Anc_8.806), translating into MDYLNILVPFKILPTKRNVILKTRSQMMRMPIKYISISERSLNAGPLHFSRPFSLSRLSYNNLSKESKTHGSPKSRLNIPPSFKSTRPIPKNTLTEEERDRIQKGSGILQESSSVSTPLPITYRSPWWVSFLKLGVVFIPMFVFGLGYIVYETKQDRPVFFPLYVNSSVPLERAKGFENVDVDMLKEVAKTNLSRRLNMNHDIREYFGLPITLGDYENFNVTVEYNKLAVEGVELDFRKSWFHPILKYREIDVPTLPSNINKYVQPLKAKAGGEGVDEDPEDDTKFIEDVDYKLHIRATIKVVNETVHRIEPGSGRITFDAEVELDHTKLMKIVGCLMHYKNKNSSGSGGTLERLW; encoded by the coding sequence ATGGATTATTTGAACATCTTAGTTCCTTTCAAAATACTTCCCACTAAAAGGAACGTGATCTTGAAGACAAGGTCTCAAATGATGCGAATGCCGATTAAATATATAAGTATATCTGAAAGGTCTCTAAATGCTGGTCCGCTGCATTTTTCCCGGCCGTTTTCTTTATCACGGCTATCATACAACAATCTCTCCAAGGAATCTAAAACACATGGTAGTCCCAAGTCAAGGTTGAACATACCACCTTCTTTTAAAAGTACCAGGCCTATTCCTAAGAACACATTAACTGAAGAAGAGCGAGATCGTATTCAAAAAGGATCGGGAATTCTGCAGGAGAGCTCTTCTGTTTCCACACCTTTGCCGATCACCTACAGATCCCCGTGGTgggtttcttttcttaaatTGGGTGTTGTTTTCATTCCTATGTTTGTCTTTGGTCTTGGGTATATTGTATACGAAACAAAGCAGGATCGCCCAGTTTTTTTCCCGTTGTATGTCAACTCGTCAGTTCCGTTGGAGAGGGCGAAGGGCTTTGAAAacgttgatgttgatatgTTGAAGGAGGTTGCCAAGACTAACCTTAGCAGAAGGTTGAACATGAACCACGATATTAGGGAGTATTTTGGATTACCAATTACGTTGGGTGATtatgaaaatttcaatgttaCCGTGGAGTATAATAAATTGGCCGTTGAAGGTGTAGAGCTTGATTTTCGGAAATCGTGGTTTCATCCGATATTAAAATATCGAGAAATTGATGTTCCTACACTTCCCTCTAATATTAACAAGTATGTCCAGCCATTGAAGGCAAAGGCTGGTGGGGAAGGTGTAGATGAAGATCCCGAAGATGATACTAAGttcattgaagatgttgattaCAAGTTACACATTAGGGCAACCATCAAAGTAGTGAATGAAACTGTACATAGAATAGAGCCTGGCTCGGGTCGTATAACGTTTGATGCAGAAGTTGAACTTGATCATaccaaattgatgaaaattgTTGGGTGTCTGATGCactataaaaataaaaacagtTCGGGAAGTGGGGGTACCCTTGAACGTCTATGGTGA
- a CDS encoding uncharacterized protein (PKUD0D05210; Pfam Domains: PseudoU_synth_2(6.3e-29)) has translation MVRLELHIVRTYFTSSIPLRQKAVKILNEELVQEIPAISPSPNPPMFLQKDGFQYVAPYTKLTYFTIDKLKSKNTYTVLEYLQKNFIGRNVDFFKKQIEEGKLWVERPIPMRVCAKTNGLKISKKAHKSLKKNSVVEFVTIKGEDLKDFKLKKSDVIANYACIHELKIPHIESFDIIHESKDLLVVNKPSGIPVHPSGMSYRFNTLQFLLSKKRCSPGKSLYNPETLEIFPSLWPCHRIDKETSGIVIFAKNKVKCGEISKLIETKENITKRYLIHVHGKFGNEVKTCEDPIVDVDVCKKYENGGVSRIQHAKSTFKFVYYDAKTDTSILLGEIFTGRKHQIRQHLRNEGFHIVNDPLYGVMGILKDKMTGLPNRDQFNALRGEYIKKMEERMSKFKKESRCLNCNHINYFDDNFRADSYMHLHAWEYTYTSEETPKLSWSFITSPPSWITNIVPPNLLESLGNRRC, from the coding sequence ATGGTCAGGTTAGAATTACACATAGTGAGAACTTACTTTACCTCTTCCATTCCACTAAGGCAAAAAGCTGTGAAGATTCTGAACGAAGAACTGGTGCAAGAAATACCCGCAATATCCCCATCTCCTAATCCGCCaatgtttcttcaaaaagatGGCTTCCAATACGTTGCACCTTATACCAAGCTAACATACTTCACTATCGATAAACTTAAAAGTAAGAATACATACACAGTACTAGAGTATTTACAAAAGAATTTTATAGGTAGAAACGtggatttcttcaagaaacaaattgaagaaggaaagtTATGGGTAGAAAGGCCAATACCGATGAGGGTTTGTGCAAAGACCAATGGGCTGAAAATCTCTAAGAAGGCTCAcaaatctttgaagaagaattctgttgttgaattcGTCACCATCAAAGGGGAggatttgaaagattttaagttgaaaaaatctgATGTAATTGCCAATTATGCATGTATACACGAACTTAAAATCCCCCACATCGAATCATTCGATATTATCCATGAAAGTAAGGATCTATTGGTGGTTAACAAGCCTTCAGGTATTCCCGTTCATCCTAGTGGTATGTCGTATCGGTTCAACACCTTACAATTTTTACTTTCTAAGAAGAGATGTAGCCCCGGTAAGTCTTTGTACAATCCAGAAACGTTGGAaatttttccaagtttGTGGCCTTGTCATCGGATTGATAAGGAGACGTCTGGGATAGTCATATTTGCCAAAAACAAAGTTAAATGTGGTGAAATCTCAAAGTTAATTGaaactaaagaaaatataacCAAAAGATATCTCATACATGTCCATggaaaatttggaaatgagGTAAAGACTTGTGAAGATCCAAtagttgatgttgatgtttgtAAAAAGTATGAGAATGGTGGAGTAAGTAGAATCCAGCATGCCAAGTCCACCTTCAAGTTTGTTTACTACGACGCTAAGACAGACACAAGTATTTTATTAGGAGAGATATTCACTGGAAGAAAACATCAGATTCGTCAGCATTTGAGGAATGAGGGCTTTCATATAGTGAATGATCCATTATATGGAGTGATGGGTATTTTAAAAGACAAAATGACTGGGCTACCCAATAGAGACCAGTTTAACGCTTTGAGAGGtgaatatataaaaaagatGGAGGAGAGGATGAGCAAGtttaaaaaggaaagcAGATGCTTAAATTGCAATCATATCAACTATTTTGATGACAATTTTCGTGCTGATAGTTATATGCATCTACATGCTTGGGAATATACTTATACAAGTGAAGAGACTCCCAAGCTTTCCTGGTCTTTTATTACGTCCCCACCATCCTGGATCACGAATATAGTCCCGCCAAATTTACTGGAGTCACTAGGCAATAGGAGATGTTGA